Proteins encoded by one window of Cylindrospermum stagnale PCC 7417:
- a CDS encoding non-ribosomal peptide synthetase: MQKQTYGFKLSPQQRRLWFLQQDCQVYSSYCAVLLEGNLDKEILKEALYQVVKRHEILRTSFHSTRGIKSPVQVISDNIVLSITEYYLESKETLENDLEQLFKSANQRNFDWEQGRLLGINLVTLLPQKHILLFSLPAICADIQALNHLVCELSRCYVACLRGEEVSGEAIQYADIAEWQNQFLETEDLDYWKEFDIYSLGNLKLPYSKQQTYRSEFKPECFRVKVASDLIAKINAIIQQTNISKHIFFLTCWQILLWRLTDNSDMIIGTASDGRYYEELKESLGLLVKYLPLQCHFEGNYKFSDLLLHVEEATEEIFASHNSFCLDKNTELDGNRSEQIFFPFCFEYESVLGKQYAGDVCFSIYQQYSCVDRFQVKLSCVDQNDGISAEFFYDANIFTLEEIQRLASQFEMLLASVVKNPEGAIGSFDILSPNERTKLLVEFNNTKTVVPQYQCIHHWFESQCDRIPDDIAVVYENQQLTYSELNARSNQLAHYLQQLGVAPEVIVGICVERSLEMLVGVLGILKAGGAYLPLDPNHPQERLAFILGETSAPILLTQQRLLPILPDHSAHLLCLDCDWEKVAQQDTDNLAGKTTADNLAYIIYTSGSTGKPKGTLIPHRGLVNYLTWCTQAYAVELGQGAVVHSSLAFDLTITGLFSPLLVGRCVELLPEDQSIESLCNALRKGSNYSLVKITPAQLQLLSHQLSPSEAKGLTRAFIIGGENLLAESITFWQKFAPDTMLINEYGPTETVVGCCIYQVPSGEMLSGSIPIGQPIANTELYVLNQNYQPMPIGVAGELYIGGAGLARGYLNRPELTAEKFIPHPFSDEPGARLYKTGDLVRFRSDGNLEFLGRIDHQVKVRGFRIELGEIEGLLVQHPGVQETVVIVREDTPGDQRLIAYVVAVRGVTPAPNELRSYLKEQLPEYMIPSVFVLLNALPLTTNGKVDRQALPAPNQSDIAQLGKTFVAPHTPVEEMLAGVWAQILGIQQVGINDNFFELGGHSLLATQVISQVRKAFGVELTLRYLFKSPTVAGLAKDIEMAIKAEPELKSVPSLERVSRDIELPLSFAQQRLWFIHQLDPDSSAYNGADLVRLQGKLNVAALEESINEIVRRHEALRTCFVAVEGRSHHSIIPELRIPLPVMDLQHLSAAEQEQKVRSLEAENAQQPFNLKNVPLLRLLLLRLTTEEHILLVTMHHIISDAWSGGIFIREISALYQAFSTGKPSPLPELPIQYADYAVWQQKLLQGETLNTQLNYWKQQLKNAKTVLELPTDKPRSQLQTCLGKKHSFALSPKLSNSIKSLSQRENATLFMTLLAAFNVLLYHYTEQEDILIGSPIANRNRSELEELIGFFVNTLLLRTNLSHNPSFQEILQRVKAMALGAYANQDIPFEKLVAELQPERSLNHSPLFQVWFVLQNAPKSNLEMEGLNLTILETDSSMVRHDLKLQLSETPTGLQGFFEYKTDLFHATTITRMAGILETLLTIISEQPDIKLDQLVKLLQETEKQQQMLQQQELQQTRIQKLGKIGRKTITGQIES; this comes from the coding sequence GGGCATAAATCTAGTAACTTTGTTGCCGCAAAAGCATATATTGCTCTTCAGTTTACCGGCTATATGTGCTGACATCCAAGCCCTGAATCACTTAGTTTGTGAACTCAGTAGATGCTATGTCGCTTGTTTGCGGGGTGAGGAAGTTTCTGGGGAGGCTATACAATATGCTGATATTGCTGAATGGCAAAATCAATTTCTGGAGACAGAAGATTTAGATTACTGGAAAGAGTTTGATATCTATAGTCTGGGAAATTTAAAGCTTCCTTACTCAAAGCAGCAGACTTATAGATCGGAATTCAAACCCGAATGTTTTCGGGTGAAGGTTGCGTCAGATTTGATAGCTAAAATCAACGCCATAATACAGCAGACAAATATTTCAAAACATATATTTTTTCTAACTTGTTGGCAAATATTACTTTGGCGGCTAACTGATAACTCAGATATGATTATTGGAACTGCTAGTGATGGGCGTTATTATGAAGAACTAAAAGAATCTCTAGGGCTATTAGTTAAATATTTACCTCTTCAGTGCCATTTTGAAGGAAATTATAAATTTAGCGATTTGTTGCTTCATGTAGAAGAAGCTACAGAGGAAATATTTGCTAGCCATAATAGTTTTTGTTTAGATAAAAATACCGAGTTAGATGGAAACAGATCCGAGCAGATATTCTTTCCATTTTGTTTTGAGTATGAATCTGTTTTAGGCAAACAATATGCTGGTGATGTCTGCTTTTCAATTTATCAGCAGTACAGTTGTGTTGACAGATTCCAAGTCAAACTATCTTGTGTTGATCAAAATGATGGGATAAGTGCCGAATTTTTCTACGATGCCAATATCTTCACTTTAGAAGAAATTCAACGTCTTGCTAGTCAATTCGAGATGTTGTTAGCTAGTGTGGTGAAGAATCCTGAAGGAGCAATCGGCAGCTTCGATATCCTGAGTCCAAATGAACGAACCAAACTTTTAGTTGAATTCAACAATACAAAAACTGTTGTTCCTCAATACCAATGCATACACCATTGGTTTGAGTCGCAGTGCGATCGCATACCTGACGATATTGCGGTAGTCTATGAAAACCAGCAACTCACTTACTCAGAGCTAAACGCACGCTCAAATCAGCTAGCTCATTACCTGCAACAACTGGGTGTTGCTCCAGAAGTGATCGTCGGGATTTGCGTAGAGCGATCGCTAGAAATGCTAGTCGGAGTCCTGGGCATCCTTAAAGCTGGTGGAGCTTACCTACCATTAGATCCCAACCATCCCCAAGAACGGTTAGCCTTTATCTTAGGGGAAACCTCTGCACCTATACTGTTAACCCAGCAACGGTTGCTGCCGATTCTGCCTGATCACAGTGCTCACTTACTCTGCTTAGATTGCGACTGGGAGAAAGTTGCTCAACAAGATACAGACAACTTGGCTGGTAAGACAACTGCTGACAATCTAGCTTATATCATCTATACCTCCGGCTCTACTGGCAAACCAAAGGGCACACTAATTCCCCATCGAGGGCTAGTCAACTATCTAACCTGGTGTACTCAAGCCTATGCAGTGGAATTGGGACAAGGGGCGGTTGTTCACTCTTCCTTAGCCTTTGATTTGACTATTACAGGTTTGTTTTCTCCTTTATTGGTAGGGCGTTGCGTAGAACTTCTCCCAGAAGATCAGAGCATCGAGTCTTTGTGCAATGCTTTACGCAAAGGTTCAAACTACAGCTTAGTCAAAATTACCCCCGCTCAACTGCAATTACTCTCACATCAGTTATCACCTTCAGAAGCAAAGGGTCTAACCAGAGCTTTTATCATCGGTGGTGAAAACTTGTTAGCAGAAAGCATCACCTTTTGGCAAAAGTTTGCACCAGACACGATGCTGATTAATGAATATGGGCCGACTGAAACTGTCGTCGGTTGCTGCATTTATCAAGTGCCGTCAGGTGAGATGCTTTCCGGTTCAATTCCTATTGGTCAGCCGATTGCCAACACCGAGTTATATGTACTCAATCAAAACTACCAACCGATGCCGATAGGTGTTGCCGGTGAACTTTATATTGGTGGTGCCGGACTAGCTAGAGGGTATTTAAATCGTCCTGAACTCACAGCAGAGAAATTTATTCCCCATCCCTTTAGCGACGAACCAGGGGCAAGGTTGTACAAAACGGGAGACTTAGTTCGTTTTCGGTCGGATGGAAATTTAGAGTTTTTGGGGCGAATAGATCATCAAGTCAAGGTCAGAGGTTTTCGGATTGAGTTAGGAGAGATTGAGGGATTACTGGTACAACATCCTGGTGTGCAGGAAACAGTGGTGATAGTCCGGGAGGATACACCAGGTGATCAACGTTTAATAGCTTATGTTGTTGCTGTTCGTGGTGTCACTCCAGCGCCTAACGAACTACGGAGTTATCTAAAAGAGCAGTTGCCAGAATATATGATTCCGTCGGTGTTTGTGTTGTTAAATGCGCTGCCATTAACAACCAATGGCAAAGTAGACCGTCAAGCTTTACCTGCACCTAATCAATCGGATATCGCCCAACTGGGAAAAACTTTTGTTGCTCCTCACACACCTGTTGAGGAAATGCTAGCTGGAGTTTGGGCGCAAATCTTGGGGATTCAGCAAGTAGGGATTAACGACAACTTTTTTGAATTAGGTGGACATTCCCTATTAGCTACTCAGGTAATTTCGCAAGTGCGGAAAGCGTTTGGAGTTGAATTGACGCTACGTTATTTGTTTAAGTCACCGACAGTGGCCGGACTTGCCAAGGATATAGAGATGGCAATCAAGGCTGAACCGGAATTAAAATCGGTGCCTTCTCTAGAACGTGTTTCACGGGATATTGAATTACCATTGTCTTTTGCCCAGCAGAGATTGTGGTTTATTCATCAGTTAGATCCAGATTCATCTGCTTATAACGGTGCTGATTTGGTGCGGTTGCAAGGGAAGCTAAATGTGGCAGCCCTAGAGGAGAGCATTAACGAAATTGTGCGGCGCCATGAAGCTTTGCGGACGTGCTTTGTAGCGGTTGAGGGGCGATCGCACCATTCGATTATACCTGAACTGCGGATACCCTTGCCAGTCATGGATTTGCAGCATTTGTCAGCGGCTGAACAGGAGCAAAAAGTGCGATCGCTAGAAGCAGAAAATGCCCAGCAGCCATTCAACTTGAAAAATGTACCATTACTACGCTTACTTCTACTACGCCTCACTACAGAAGAACACATATTACTCGTAACAATGCATCACATTATCTCTGATGCTTGGTCAGGGGGAATATTTATTCGGGAAATCTCAGCACTTTATCAAGCATTCTCAACCGGAAAACCTTCTCCCCTACCAGAGTTACCTATTCAATATGCTGACTATGCAGTTTGGCAACAAAAATTGTTACAAGGCGAAACACTAAATACTCAATTAAACTACTGGAAGCAGCAGCTAAAAAACGCTAAAACAGTTCTAGAATTACCCACCGACAAACCACGCTCCCAACTACAAACTTGCCTAGGCAAAAAACATTCATTCGCCCTTTCCCCAAAACTATCTAACAGTATCAAATCCCTGAGCCAGCGAGAAAATGCCACCTTGTTTATGACTCTACTTGCAGCTTTTAATGTGTTACTTTACCACTACACAGAGCAAGAAGATATTCTCATAGGTTCTCCCATTGCTAACCGCAACCGCAGTGAATTAGAAGAGTTAATTGGCTTTTTTGTCAACACTTTATTATTGCGGACTAACCTTTCCCATAACCCCAGTTTTCAAGAAATATTGCAACGCGTAAAAGCAATGGCATTAGGAGCTTATGCCAACCAAGATATACCTTTTGAAAAGCTAGTTGCAGAACTACAGCCAGAACGCAGCTTGAATCACTCCCCACTATTTCAAGTATGGTTTGTCCTGCAAAATGCTCCCAAGTCAAATCTAGAAATGGAGGGACTAAACCTCACCATTTTAGAGACTGACAGCAGCATGGTACGTCATGATTTAAAACTACAATTATCAGAAACACCAACGGGACTGCAAGGATTTTTTGAGTATAAAACCGATTTATTTCATGCCACAACCATCACTCGCATGGCAGGTATTTTAGAAACCCTTCTAACAATCATTAGCGAACAACCCGATATTAAACTAGACCAGCTAGTAAAGCTTTTGCAAGAAACAGAAAAACAACAGCAAATGCTTCAACAGCAAGAATTACAACAAACACGGATTCAGAAATTAGGCAAAATTGGACGCAAAACAATTACTGGACAAATTGAATCATGA
- a CDS encoding TauD/TfdA family dioxygenase → MNLKSFQRKTINLSSANLIKSEVLKPEQQLPLVIQPAVDSVNLVSWSSSNRDWIETKLLQHGGLLFRNFQVHNNSEFENFIQAIAGELIEYSYRSTPRSQVSGKIYTSTEYPPDQSIPLHNEMAYSLNWPMKIAFFCVKAAEQSGETPIADSHKVFQRLNPQIKEQFIQKKIMYVRNYGQEIDLPWETVFQTKVKSEVEAYCHHAGIEFEWKKGNNLRTSQVCQAIATHPKTGELVWFNQAHLFHVSSLKSEVRNSLLDMLTAEELPRNAFYGDGSEIETSVLEEIKEIYQQETVIFSWQEGDILLLDNMLVAHGRKPFTGARKVLVGMAQPYTSK, encoded by the coding sequence ATGAATTTAAAATCTTTCCAACGCAAAACAATTAATCTTTCCTCAGCAAACCTCATCAAATCCGAAGTTTTAAAACCGGAACAACAGCTTCCTCTCGTCATCCAACCTGCTGTTGATAGCGTAAATTTAGTCAGTTGGTCAAGCAGTAATCGTGATTGGATTGAAACTAAATTACTCCAACACGGAGGTCTGCTGTTTCGCAACTTTCAGGTACATAACAATAGCGAATTTGAAAACTTTATTCAAGCTATTGCTGGGGAATTAATCGAATATTCTTATCGTTCAACTCCGCGCAGTCAAGTTAGTGGTAAGATATATACATCTACAGAATATCCGCCCGATCAATCAATTCCTTTGCACAACGAAATGGCCTATTCTCTTAATTGGCCCATGAAAATTGCCTTCTTTTGTGTAAAGGCAGCAGAGCAAAGTGGAGAAACACCAATTGCTGATAGTCACAAAGTATTTCAACGGTTAAATCCCCAGATAAAAGAGCAATTTATTCAAAAAAAGATTATGTACGTCCGTAATTACGGACAGGAAATTGATTTACCTTGGGAAACCGTATTTCAAACCAAAGTTAAATCAGAAGTAGAAGCTTATTGTCATCATGCTGGCATTGAATTTGAATGGAAAAAGGGAAATAATCTCAGAACCAGTCAAGTATGCCAAGCTATTGCTACCCATCCAAAAACCGGCGAGTTAGTTTGGTTTAATCAAGCACATTTATTTCATGTATCCAGCTTGAAATCCGAAGTTCGCAATTCTTTACTTGACATGTTAACAGCCGAGGAATTACCACGCAACGCTTTTTATGGAGATGGTTCGGAAATTGAAACATCGGTGTTAGAAGAAATTAAAGAAATATATCAGCAAGAAACAGTTATATTTTCTTGGCAGGAAGGAGATATTTTACTGCTAGATAATATGTTGGTAGCACATGGACGTAAACCATTTACTGGTGCGAGAAAAGTTTTAGTAGGTATGGCACAACCATACACAAGTAAATAA